A genomic stretch from Hydrogenimonas urashimensis includes:
- the dapF gene encoding diaminopimelate epimerase, which produces MTAGKYSASGNDFVIFHTFVKVDRSDLARRLCHRHEGIGADGLIVLLPHPEYDFQWQFYNADGSEAEMCGNGSRAAALYAHSNGLAGARMRFLTLAGLIEAEVEGNVVTSELTPPVMIDKTIEAFGETWWLINTGVPHLVALKESVDRFDIEEARTLRQRYNANVNIAAVDGDILRVRTYERGVEEETLACGTGMAACFYRANLEKRVPDRMSVVPRSGERLHLAKKGETLTLKGEVRHTFDAAIDKLTTGEDI; this is translated from the coding sequence ATGACGGCCGGCAAATATTCGGCAAGCGGGAATGACTTCGTTATTTTCCATACCTTTGTCAAGGTTGACAGAAGCGACCTTGCCAGACGTCTCTGCCACCGTCACGAAGGCATAGGCGCTGACGGGCTTATCGTCCTGCTGCCCCATCCGGAATACGATTTTCAGTGGCAGTTTTACAATGCCGACGGCAGCGAAGCGGAGATGTGCGGCAACGGAAGCCGTGCGGCGGCACTCTACGCGCACAGCAACGGGCTGGCGGGCGCGCGTATGCGTTTTCTGACACTGGCCGGTCTCATCGAGGCCGAAGTGGAAGGCAACGTTGTCACCAGCGAGTTGACACCACCTGTCATGATCGACAAAACCATCGAAGCCTTCGGGGAAACTTGGTGGCTCATCAATACCGGTGTGCCCCATCTCGTGGCGCTCAAAGAGAGTGTCGACCGCTTCGATATCGAAGAGGCGCGCACGCTGCGGCAGCGTTACAACGCCAATGTCAATATCGCAGCCGTCGACGGCGACATCCTTCGTGTGCGCACCTATGAGCGGGGGGTCGAAGAGGAGACACTCGCCTGCGGCACAGGCATGGCGGCCTGTTTCTACCGGGCCAATCTCGAAAAGAGGGTGCCCGATCGCATGAGCGTCGTTCCAAGAAGCGGCGAACGGCTGCATCTGGCGAAAAAAGGGGAGACGCTGACTCTGAAAGGAGAGGTGCGTCACACCTTTGACGCCGCCATTGACAAATTGACTACCGGAGAAGATATTTGA
- the coaE gene encoding dephospho-CoA kinase (Dephospho-CoA kinase (CoaE) performs the final step in coenzyme A biosynthesis.) — protein MAFEYAIALTGGIASGKSTVCNLLKLYGLRIIDADAIARRILDEEAAAIGELFGPRYLKEGRIDRQALGKLIFSDAVARRELEAFIHPKIREEIARQSEKQDALKGPYIVDIPLFFETGSYPIEKVIVVYAPREIQKKRLMEREGLDEEEAEARLNAQIDIEEKRRHATWLIDNSRNLKYLQRETERIFDEITKSRASN, from the coding sequence ATGGCATTTGAGTACGCGATCGCACTGACCGGAGGTATCGCAAGCGGCAAATCCACGGTATGCAACCTTCTGAAACTCTACGGTCTGCGAATCATCGATGCCGACGCCATCGCCCGCCGTATACTGGACGAGGAGGCCGCCGCAATCGGAGAACTTTTCGGTCCCCGATATCTCAAAGAGGGCCGCATCGACCGTCAGGCACTCGGAAAACTGATCTTTTCGGATGCTGTCGCCCGCCGGGAGCTTGAGGCTTTTATCCATCCGAAAATCAGGGAGGAGATTGCCCGCCAGAGTGAAAAACAGGATGCTCTCAAAGGCCCCTACATCGTCGACATTCCTCTTTTTTTCGAAACCGGCAGCTATCCGATCGAAAAGGTTATCGTCGTCTATGCGCCACGTGAAATACAGAAGAAGCGTCTGATGGAACGGGAGGGGCTTGACGAAGAGGAAGCCGAAGCGCGCCTGAATGCGCAGATCGATATCGAAGAGAAAAGACGGCATGCCACATGGCTCATCGACAACAGCCGGAACCTTAAATATCTTCAGCGTGAAACGGAACGCATCTTCGACGAAATCACCAAATCCCGGGCATCAAACTAA